The region AGCTCAGCCTTGAGTCCATTGCCAAATTTTCAGCACACCTGCCAGCAACTTGGGGGGATAAGCGAAGGTTTCCCTACAAGAGGGAAAGAAGGCAAAAACGGCACAGCTATCTCCAAACACATCTGAGTTCATTTCAAAAGTGACCAAGGGAATCTCCGCACAAAAGTGCAGATTGAGGAATTGTGATGGGTCATTCCCAAGAATCCCCCAAGGGGCATCCCAAATCCCTAAGGAGTAACAGCTGCAAATCTGGTCAGTTCTCAGTGAGAGCCAGCTCACTTATAGCTTTGCTGCTAGAACCTGTTGTGGCTGCATTTCCTGGTGGCCAGTGACAACTGTGTAACCAGAATAGCTGCATGGCGCTGACCCTTTGGCCGGAACTTGGTCTCTTGGCTCCCTCCTTGGCCACCCACCACCTCTCGCACAGCCCCTCTGTTTTTACACCAATAACAAGAATTAAGGGGGAAGCCCTGGCAGCTATACGTTTTCAACCAGACTCCTTTGCCGGGACCCAGCCCGCCACCCTGCTCGCCTCCGTCAAACCCCCGGCCAATGCAGTGAGCACCATGTAGCtcccttgatttaaaaaaaataaaaaataaaaaaaaaaggaaaaaaaaatacaacacacacacaaaaataaaaaaaatattctaATGAATGTATCTTTCTAAAGGACTGACGTTCAatcaaatatctgaaaatacTAAAGGTCAAAACCTTGTCAGATGTTAACTTTTAAGTtcggtttgggattttttttttttttaatagaaatcaagttgcttttgtttttaaggaaaagCGGGTCATTGCAAAGGGCTGGGTgtaattttatgtttcatttccttcattttaaagcaATACAAGGTTATGGAGCAGATGGTTTTGTGCCGAATCATGAATACTAGTCAAGTCACACACTCTGGAAACTtgcaactttttgtttgttttggttttcaaataaatataaatatgatatatataggaACTAATATAGTAATGCACCATGTAACAAAGCCTAGTTCAGTCCATGGCTTTTAATTCTCTTAACACTATAGATAAGGATTGTGTTACAGTTGCTAGTAGCGGCAGGAAGACGTCAGGCTCACTTTCCTCTGATTCCCGAAATGGGGGGAACCTCTAACCTTAAAGGAATGGTAGAACAGTCCATTCCTCGGATCAGAGAAAAATGCAGACATGGTGTCACCTGGATTTTTTTCTGCCCATGGACGTTGCCAGTCAGTACCTGTCCtccttgtttctatttttggTTATGAATGTTGGGGTTACCACCTGCATTTAGGGGAAAATTGTGTTCTGTGCTTTCCTGGTATCTTGTTCCGAGGTACTCTAGTTCTGTCTTTCAACCAAGAAAATAGAATTGTGGTGTTTCTTTTATTGAACTTTTAACAGTCTCTTTAGTAAATACAGGTAGTTGAATAATTGTTTCAAGAGCTCAACAGATGACAAGCTTCTTTTCTAGAAATAAGACATTTTTTGACAACTTTATCATGTATAACagatctgttttttttccttgtgttcTTCCAAGCTTCTggttagagaaaaagagaaaaaaaaaaaaaaaaggaaaatgtgtctAAAGTCCATCAGTGTTAACTCCCTGTGACAGGGATGAAGGAAAATACTTTAAtagttcaaaaaataataatgctgaaAGCTCTCTACGAAAGACTGAATGTAAAAGTAAAAAGTGTACATAGTTGTaaaaaaaaggagtttttaaacatgtttattttctatgcacttttttttatttaagtgaTAGTTTAATTAATAAACATGTCAAGTTTATTGCTGCACATGGTTAAGCTTCCTTTTGGCTTTGGTTGGAGAGGGTGGAGAAAAGTGGGAGGGGCATGGCCTGTGACCTGGTCACAAAGTACCTTCCACAGTCCTTTACTTTAAGGTGGCATCACTAAATTATTCCCTGTAGTCCACTCCACACTGGCTCTCTTgactattttcttcctttattcatcAGTGATGTATGTTCAGGACCTAATTAATTGTGGATATGAGGCAGGGTCAAGAGGACAAAGGAACAGGGCCTTTACCTTCTACGTAGCTCCCCTGTTTTATCCAAGGAGGTTAAGTATTGATTTTTATCGGTTTTCTCAACTGTGAATATAATAAACTGAAAGCATTTCAGGGAGAAGCTGGAGAGCACCTTCTCTTAGCTGCACTCCACCTTAAGGCTGAAGCTGGATTTGTTTACTGTTTCTCCTGGGGGCAGGGGCAGTTGAGAAATAACCAAATAGTCTGCCAAGCCAGGGTCAACCCTCCAGGCCACAGGTTGAGCAAATGCTACAGCCATGGACAGGGAGACACTCCTCATGAAGGGGTGGTCCTCATCCTTTCAGATCAACTTCCTGCTGGAGGCTCCACCCTCACAACGTCCCTCCCTCTTCTGTCATCTGGAGTCACCTTTTGGGATTTTGGAGTTGAGCACCATGGGGACTCCAAATGATCAGGCAGTGCTGCAGGCCATCTTCAACCCTGACACCCCATTTGGAGACATTGTTGGATTGGACCTCGGAGAGGAagcagaaaaggaagaacaagaagaaggTAGGCATTTGATCTGGAGTGTAGCTCTGCACATAGGCTGGCCTGCTGGCCTCCCGAGGTAGCAGAGAGGGAGGTGGTTTTATAAGGCCCCTTGTTCCATGATTATGATTGAGATTGGAATCAGAGAGGTTGGCTGCTCCTTAGCGCACTGATGGGGGTTTGGTAGGAGATGTCCTGCCAAGAGGAGTAAGCTGGGGTTTGTCTCTCAATCCATCAGCTCTCATGCCTCTGAACTTACCACTTAATTGACTGTATGATCCAAGCTTAACTGCCAGGTGATGTTAAACTCTCACATTTTTGTCATAACAGAGAATACCACCACCAGAACAGAAGACTGAAATAAGGCAGGGCATGGTTGCTCAGTTGAGTGGTTCCAATATAGCAAGCACAACCAGTACCCATTAAACACTGTCACAAGCCAAGCTCCAAACTAACTCTTCCACAGTGAGTGCGTTCACTGGCTTTTCCATTAGTCCCTAATGAAGGAGTTTTTGATCCTTTGTTTCTAGAGGAGTAAAGCCTACACCTTACTAACTCAGGCCGAAACGCAGAGAGACACGTCAGAAGTGATGTTCATGATCTGGGAATGTCATGGTGGCCTTTGCATAAGAGGCGGTGTAGTAGAGTAAAATGCAGACAGGAGCCAGaatgacctgggttcaaatccaagcTCTGCAACGTATGGCCTGTTGAGGCCATACACAAAGAACTTGAGCAACTTCTTTAACAGATTGAGGAGTTGGGCTTCATTCTCTTGGCAATGGGGAACCAACCAAGGCCCCTTCCCAGGTCTCTTGGAACTCAGGCAATGCTAGCTCCCAGCCTTAGTGACCTCAGCTCCCCCTACCCCAAACACTGCAACTGACCCCTGCTGTGACCCATACCCAGTCAGCTCTGGCTCAGATCTCAGAATTCCAAAGCCTGAGGTGGCTTTTTCTTCTTGCTACCAACTGCACACCTGGCTTCTCCTGGCTCCTTCCCTGGCCCAGATGAAGTTTTCCCTCAAGCACAGCTGGAACAGTCCAAGGCCCTGGAGCTGCAGGGGGTGATGGCAGCAGAGGCTGGGGACCTCAGCACAGCCCTGGAGAGGTTTGgccaagccatctgcctgctgcCTGAGAGGGCTTCAGCCTACAACAACCGTGCCCAGGCCCGGCGACTCCAGGGAGACGTGGCAGGTAAGGGGAGATGCCCTGTATCCTCTGCAAAAGGGCCCACGGGAGGGCACAGACCAGAACTGAAGTGGCTGTGCGGCTGGGGTGGCCTTGCTAAACCCCTGTGGAGCCTGTCTTCTTACCTATAAGGTAGGAGTAGTATCAGGGGACCTGCTAATATCATGGGGCTAATGTGAAATTCAGAAGAGACTGCATTCCATTGATTAAGGAACAGTTAATGAGAGCCTACTATGTGGCAGTAGGCTGGTGCTGAGGACACAGATAAAAGGTATATGGATCATCAACATTTATATAGCAGtcactatgtaccaggcattaaTCACTTTACATACAAACTAGTAAatcaatcctcacaacaaccctaaaaAGTATGTACTATTGTTATCCCcagtttatagatgaagaaactgaagcatggagaggctaagtaacttgcccactATCATACAGTCAGGCAGCAGCACAGCTGGGATGTCAACCAGGTGGTAGGGCTCGAGTGTGTGCTCTTAATCCCCACATGACACTGCTCCTCGAAAAGCTCccagtccaggaggcagagcagaCACATAATTCTGAGACCAGCAAAACAAGTTTGAGAGGGGTCAGCGTGGGACCTGTTCCTGAAGGGCGAGTTTTGAAGGATGAGTGGGAGTTAGTTGGTGGGTGGAGAAGGTAGTCTGTAGAGGTCCAAAACTCCTGCTGCATTCAGGTTATTCTAATTAAGTGAAGACAATGGGACCATGCTGGGGACCAAAGATGAGGCTAATGTGAAGGTATAAACCACGGAAACCTAGTACTACTTGACTGTTAGGAGCAGCGGTGACACAGGTGCTCCCAGAACCAGCAATGCCAGGCTAGGGAGTTTTGAGTCCACTCCAGGAACAATGGGAACCTCCCAGGAGCCCCTTATCCAGGCTTATCTGCCCCAGATCACTGGAGACAGCCTGCAGACCAAAACCCCAGAGAGATGCAGTGGTGATTCCAACTGGAGATTCCTCCAGACCAGCTCCTCTGAGGGAAACCAAGGAGTACTGCATTCTGAGCCCTTCTCCGGAGGCTCAGGCTCTTTGGGAGACTAGAGAACATGAGTGAATTGAAGCAGAGCCCGAAAGAAGCCAGCCTGGTGGACTTTAAGAAGGTGGCTGGCTGCCTGAAGTTCTGAGTTCAGAGTTCTGAGGCCCAACCCAAGTATTTTAtgagaatgataaaaataaaaacggtGCAGGCCAGCTCTGGCTCCAGGACCAAGGAAATTAGACACATGGAGATAACCAAAGAATGATGAAAGGCAATCAGTCCAGGATACAGGGGAGAGAGTAGGTGTTCTAAAGAAagcaatggaaaagagaaaagggccctcaaaaggaaaacaatgagAAACTGTCTTGACTGTAATTGTAAGAAATGATTGTGcggttaatattatttttttgaacCCTGACATTCAGAGTCAgtcacctggcacatagtggatGCTTAATAACAGGTGTGGAATAAATTGGCTGCTACTTGCCCGGGCAGTGGGCCAGACTCATAAACATAGTGGCCATTCAGAATCCTGCAACGTTCATGTTTTCGTGTATTAGCGGTGGAAAATAATAGGAACAAGGCGAGACCTGGACTTCAGTCCCGGCTCTGCCACTAAGTGGCTTGGCTGTAGAGCCCTCGGCAAATCCTCTTAACTCTTCCACAGTCTTCACCTGTGTAATGGGAATAACGATCCGTACCTCTAGCAGGTGCGAGGCGGGTTGTAAATGGCCACGCCCGGGAGCCGCAAGGACCACGGTGATCCGCGCGGCCGCAGGTGGGCTGGGGCTCGGGCAAGGCCGCCCTGGCCTCCGCTGACCCCCGCCCCGCCCGTCTCGTCGGTCCCGCAGGCGCCCTGGAGGATCTGGAACGCGCGGTGCAGCTGAGCGGCGGCCGGGGCCGCGCCGCCCGCCAGAGCTTTGTGCAGCGCGGACTCCTGGCGCGGCTGCAGGGCCGAGACGACGACGCCCGCAGGGACTTCGAGAGGGCGGCACGGCTGGGCAGCCCCTTCGCGCGGCGCCAGCTGGTGCTGCTCAACCCCTACGCCGCGCTGTGCAACCGCATGCTGGCCGACATGATGGGGCAGCTGCGCCGCCCCCGCGACAGCCGCTGAGCGCCGCGGACCCGGGCGTCCGCGGGCGAGGGGACGGGACTGGGCCCTGAACCAATAAAGCCGTCGGGCCTCACCGACTCCGCCTGCTCCTGCGTCCTGCCCGCGCCCGGAGAGAAAGGCACTCGGGGGTACTCGGCGCGGGCTGGAGACCAGCCAGGGGGTGGTGAGCCGCGGCCGCCCACCTGCCGGGTAAGGGCCCCTCGGGCCCGTGGTCCGGCAT is a window of Gorilla gorilla gorilla isolate KB3781 chromosome 9, NHGRI_mGorGor1-v2.1_pri, whole genome shotgun sequence DNA encoding:
- the TTC36 gene encoding tetratricopeptide repeat protein 36 — translated: MDRETLLMKGWSSSFQINFLLEAPPSQRPSLFCHLESPFGILELSTMGTPNDQAVLQAIFNPDTPFGDIVGLDLGEEAEKEEQEEDEVFPQAQLEQSKALELQGVMAAEAGDLSTALERFGQAICLLPERASAYNNRAQARRLQGDVAGALEDLERAVQLSGGRGRAARQSFVQRGLLARLQGRDDDARRDFERAARLGSPFARRQLVLLNPYAALCNRMLADMMGQLRRPRDSR